One segment of Pseudomonadota bacterium DNA contains the following:
- a CDS encoding aspartate/glutamate racemase family protein → MLVMDSGLGGIAVVRALRAAQPGLPLHYLADTAGFPYGMRSTADITARASALIAQLAPQLGGGPVVLACNTLSTLCLDQLRGRFPDLTFIGTVPAVKVAAKQSLSRRFTLLATPNTAQSAYSMELIRLFADGCVVDSYGAPGLAAMAERLLLGDAPDTEALRAELAPAFHDDARGRTDCIVLGCTHYPLILDALSAVAPWPVTFIDSSDAIARHALKQPGTPPPHSIAYVTAPADQPRYRALFAREGFAQLDSITVS, encoded by the coding sequence ATGCTGGTGATGGATTCAGGCCTCGGCGGCATCGCCGTCGTTCGCGCGCTGCGGGCGGCCCAGCCCGGCCTGCCGCTGCACTATCTGGCCGATACGGCGGGCTTCCCCTACGGCATGCGCAGCACCGCCGATATCACCGCCCGCGCCAGCGCCCTCATCGCCCAACTCGCGCCGCAATTGGGTGGCGGCCCGGTCGTGCTTGCCTGCAACACACTGTCCACCCTGTGCCTTGACCAGCTGCGCGGGCGCTTTCCCGACCTCACCTTCATCGGCACGGTGCCGGCCGTCAAAGTCGCCGCCAAGCAATCGCTCAGCCGCCGCTTCACGCTGCTCGCCACCCCCAACACCGCCCAAAGCGCCTACAGCATGGAACTGATCCGCCTGTTCGCGGATGGTTGCGTGGTCGATAGCTACGGCGCCCCCGGCCTTGCCGCCATGGCCGAGCGCCTGCTGCTGGGCGATGCACCCGACACCGAAGCCCTGCGCGCCGAACTCGCCCCCGCCTTCCACGACGACGCGCGCGGCCGCACCGATTGCATCGTGCTTGGCTGCACCCATTACCCGCTCATTCTGGATGCGCTGAGCGCCGTCGCGCCATGGCCCGTCACCTTCATTGATTCGAGCGACGCCATCGCCCGCCACGCGCTCAAGCAGCCGGGCACCCCGCCGCCGCACAGCATCGCCTATGTCACCGCACCCGCCGACCAGCCGCGCTACCGCGCCCTCTTCGCCCGCGAAGGGTTCGCCCAGCTGGATAGCATCACCGTTTCTTAA
- the gshA gene encoding glutamate--cysteine ligase: MLLSTAQTTAHAQVLDQLKQLTDTRGEEIAAWMDARRMEGGAPFYSSVDVRHAGFKLAPVDTNLFPAGFNQLSVAARARAAARVKARLTRYQTVTRILIVPENHTRNVGYIDNLAALQGILRDAGCEVEIGSLVATAAPIEVTTSTGEVLKEMPLARHGSLLKTASAFCPQLIVLNNDLTSGLPDVLRGVAQPIAPRPSQGWHRRRKSIHFEAYDKLAHEFATAFSIDPWTITTEFHKCGRVNFGEKHGLECVAMGVEKVMHRIRTHYAEYGITDEPYVYVKSDSGTYGMGIMTVRSGDEVIEINKKNRNKMNVIKEGVVSTEVIIQEGVPTVDVVEGAPAEPMLYLVDGHAVGGAYRVNDQRDATNNLNATGMRFVGMCDEGEGGKVAMPSCRFGSLGLIAELASLAAPREEYGESYSI; this comes from the coding sequence ATGCTATTATCGACCGCGCAAACGACTGCGCATGCGCAAGTGCTGGATCAATTGAAACAACTGACCGATACGCGCGGCGAGGAAATCGCCGCCTGGATGGATGCGCGGCGGATGGAAGGGGGCGCACCGTTTTACTCCTCGGTGGATGTGCGGCATGCGGGCTTCAAGCTGGCGCCGGTGGATACGAATTTATTCCCGGCCGGGTTCAACCAGCTTTCGGTGGCGGCGCGGGCGCGGGCGGCAGCGCGGGTGAAGGCGCGGCTGACGCGCTATCAGACGGTGACGCGGATTTTGATCGTGCCGGAAAACCATACGCGCAATGTGGGCTATATCGATAATCTGGCGGCGCTGCAGGGCATCCTGCGCGATGCGGGGTGCGAGGTGGAAATCGGTAGCCTGGTTGCGACCGCGGCGCCGATCGAGGTGACGACATCGACCGGTGAAGTGCTCAAGGAAATGCCGCTTGCCCGCCATGGCAGTTTGCTGAAAACGGCGAGCGCTTTTTGCCCGCAGCTGATTGTGCTCAATAACGATCTCACCTCCGGCCTGCCGGATGTGCTGCGCGGCGTGGCGCAGCCGATTGCACCGCGGCCAAGCCAAGGCTGGCACCGGCGGCGCAAGTCGATCCATTTCGAAGCGTATGATAAGCTGGCGCATGAATTCGCGACGGCGTTCTCGATCGATCCATGGACGATCACGACGGAATTCCATAAATGCGGGCGGGTGAATTTCGGTGAGAAACACGGGCTGGAATGCGTGGCGATGGGGGTGGAAAAAGTCATGCACCGCATCCGCACGCACTATGCGGAATATGGCATTACGGATGAGCCGTATGTCTATGTGAAATCCGATTCCGGCACCTATGGCATGGGCATTATGACCGTGCGTTCGGGCGATGAGGTGATCGAGATCAACAAGAAGAACCGCAATAAAATGAACGTCATCAAGGAAGGCGTGGTCTCGACCGAGGTAATTATTCAAGAGGGCGTGCCGACGGTGGATGTGGTCGAGGGCGCGCCGGCGGAGCCAATGTTATATCTCGTCGATGGCCATGCGGTTGGCGGTGCTTACCGGGTGAATGACCAGCGCGATGCGACCAACAACCTGAACGCCACCGGCATGCGGTTTGTCGGCATGTGCGACGAGGGCGAGGGCGGCAAAGTCGCCATGCCGTCATGCCGGTTCGGCTCGCTCGGGCTCATCGCCGAACTGGCTTCTCTTGCGGCACCGCGGGAGGAATACGGCGAGAGTTACTCGATTTGA
- the ubiA gene encoding 4-hydroxybenzoate octaprenyltransferase — protein sequence MTLRPYLTLMRLDKPIGIWLLFFPAAWAVAFTAPHPAPLMLLMLIGALLTRAAGCIINDLTDRRLDAQVERTRHRPLASGALSVRAALILLAVLLILALGIALLLPPRVFLLALLALPMIAAYPWMKRITWWPQLFLGLTFNLGALFGWLASGAPLSWPAFTLYAAGIFWTLGYDTIYAVQDMADDARVGIRSSARAVGRWLKPFVAVCYLLTLTLLAVTGYGMHTGLAYPAALLVAAAHALWQIRQLPCDPARAGMIFRSNQWFGLIVLLGLLFGRFI from the coding sequence ATGACCCTGCGCCCCTACCTCACCCTCATGCGCCTCGATAAGCCGATTGGCATCTGGCTGCTGTTTTTCCCTGCCGCCTGGGCAGTCGCCTTCACCGCGCCGCACCCGGCACCGCTGATGCTGCTGATGCTCATCGGCGCCCTGCTCACCCGCGCCGCCGGCTGCATCATCAACGACCTCACCGACCGCAGGCTCGATGCGCAGGTCGAGCGCACCCGCCACCGCCCGCTGGCAAGTGGCGCCCTCAGCGTGCGCGCCGCGCTCATCCTGCTTGCCGTGCTGCTCATCCTCGCCCTTGGCATCGCCCTGCTGTTGCCACCGCGCGTGTTCCTGCTCGCCCTGCTCGCCCTGCCCATGATCGCCGCCTATCCGTGGATGAAGCGCATCACCTGGTGGCCGCAGCTGTTTCTGGGCCTCACCTTCAACCTCGGCGCATTGTTTGGCTGGCTCGCCAGCGGTGCACCGCTCAGCTGGCCCGCCTTCACCCTCTATGCCGCCGGTATTTTCTGGACGCTGGGCTACGACACCATCTACGCCGTGCAGGACATGGCGGATGATGCCCGCGTCGGCATCCGCTCCAGCGCGCGCGCCGTTGGTCGCTGGCTCAAACCCTTCGTTGCCGTCTGTTACCTGCTGACGCTTACGCTGCTCGCCGTTACCGGCTATGGCATGCATACCGGCCTCGCCTATCCCGCGGCGCTGCTGGTGGCCGCTGCGCACGCGCTGTGGCAAATCCGCCAGCTTCCGTGTGACCCGGCGCGTGCTGGCATGATTTTCCGCAGCAACCAGTGGTTCGGGCTAATCGTGCTGCTGGGCCTGCTTTTTGGCCGATTTATCTGA
- a CDS encoding 16S rRNA (uracil(1498)-N(3))-methyltransferase: MTMKPRHRLAVDAALAAGGSVTLEGNAAHYLGHVVRLGAGDAVALFNRTDGEWYARIAQVNKRSLVLAVEMQLRAPVTPLGLTVCFAPIKGGRMETIIEKATELGASVLQPVITARTIVDKVNIDRATAIAREAAEQCERIDWPEIREPVKLLTLLGSWPDNVPLMYGDESGASASVTSALLSFGARVAEGEPERSERGGAVAGATSHPAAQPPTKNWAVLAGPEGGFTPEEFAALSRVKAAQGVGLGPRILRADTAVITLCVATLAAWGDWAARPRFVAGGDH; the protein is encoded by the coding sequence ATGACCATGAAACCACGCCACCGCCTTGCTGTTGATGCCGCCCTTGCGGCAGGTGGCTCAGTGACGCTTGAGGGCAATGCGGCGCATTACCTTGGCCATGTGGTGCGCCTTGGCGCGGGTGACGCGGTGGCGCTGTTCAACCGCACGGATGGCGAATGGTATGCGCGCATTGCGCAGGTGAACAAGCGCTCGCTGGTGTTGGCGGTGGAAATGCAGCTGCGCGCGCCGGTGACGCCGCTGGGACTCACCGTATGTTTCGCGCCGATCAAAGGCGGGCGGATGGAGACAATCATCGAGAAAGCGACGGAGCTGGGGGCGAGCGTGCTGCAGCCGGTTATCACCGCGCGGACGATTGTCGATAAGGTGAATATCGACCGCGCGACCGCGATTGCGCGCGAAGCGGCGGAGCAGTGCGAGCGCATCGACTGGCCGGAAATTCGTGAGCCGGTGAAATTGCTGACGCTGCTTGGCAGCTGGCCGGACAATGTGCCGTTGATGTATGGGGATGAGAGCGGGGCGAGCGCGTCGGTGACGAGTGCGCTTTTGTCGTTCGGTGCGCGCGTAGCCGAAGGCGAGCCGGAGCGCAGCGAACGAGGGGGAGCGGTAGCGGGGGCGACTTCGCACCCTGCGGCACAGCCGCCAACTAAGAACTGGGCGGTTCTCGCCGGGCCGGAAGGCGGGTTCACGCCTGAGGAGTTTGCGGCACTGTCGCGGGTAAAAGCGGCGCAGGGCGTCGGACTTGGCCCGCGCATCTTGCGGGCGGACACCGCGGTCATTACATTGTGCGTCGCAACGCTTGCCGCGTGGGGCGATTGGGCCGCACGGCCACGCTTCGTCGCTGGGGGAGACCACTGA
- a CDS encoding GGDEF domain-containing phosphodiesterase, with product MFRRQHPEFAETVLGACGYPQAFIDALARLDANARSTQEQAALVLVAIDNLAMIMSGYSMAVAEAVMDELLALVREKAGNHASVSRVQRDQIGILMPATNDSAAERWCVDIEDAIRNYSYASRYGELHCLISTSYQILPDAISQPEEILGRALVILTESDGAESLGDDISGADHREEMSLANYLGQAVKEGRIRLAYQPIIDSKTGKVAHYEALLRLFNEDGKISSAGALIPIAERMGFIPMIDKIVLEKVVHELRLDAEVRIAVNVSNLTINDSSWLSALTAAVDATPDIAERLSIEITETAVYGDLKHSARFCAEVQALGCTVALDDFGSGYTSFRQLKTLSIDYVKIDGAFIRDLTDNADSRLFVKILLDFTRGFGLKSVAEFVETGEIAKMLMELGVDYLQGYYFGKPSNTRPWVKEA from the coding sequence ATGTTCCGACGCCAACACCCCGAATTCGCCGAAACCGTGCTGGGTGCCTGCGGCTATCCGCAAGCCTTCATCGACGCGCTCGCGCGGCTGGATGCCAACGCCCGCAGCACGCAGGAACAAGCCGCGCTGGTGCTCGTCGCCATCGATAATCTGGCGATGATTATGTCGGGCTATTCCATGGCCGTCGCCGAAGCGGTGATGGATGAACTGCTCGCCCTCGTGCGCGAAAAAGCGGGCAACCACGCCTCCGTCAGCCGCGTCCAGCGCGACCAGATCGGCATCCTCATGCCCGCCACCAACGATTCCGCCGCCGAGCGCTGGTGCGTGGATATCGAAGACGCCATCCGCAATTACAGCTACGCCTCGCGCTACGGCGAATTGCATTGCCTCATTTCCACCTCCTACCAAATCCTGCCGGATGCCATTTCGCAGCCTGAGGAAATCCTCGGTCGCGCCCTCGTCATCCTCACCGAAAGCGATGGTGCGGAATCGCTCGGCGACGATATTTCCGGCGCCGATCACCGCGAGGAAATGAGCCTTGCCAACTATCTCGGCCAGGCCGTCAAAGAAGGCCGCATCCGCCTTGCTTACCAACCCATCATCGACAGCAAAACCGGCAAGGTCGCCCATTACGAAGCGCTGCTGCGCCTGTTCAACGAAGACGGAAAAATCAGCTCCGCCGGGGCCCTCATCCCGATCGCCGAGCGCATGGGCTTCATTCCGATGATCGATAAAATCGTGCTCGAAAAAGTCGTCCACGAGCTGCGGCTCGATGCCGAAGTGCGCATTGCCGTCAATGTCAGCAACCTGACCATCAACGATAGTAGCTGGCTTTCCGCCCTCACCGCCGCGGTCGATGCCACGCCCGATATCGCCGAGCGCCTGTCGATCGAAATCACCGAAACCGCCGTGTACGGCGACCTCAAACATTCCGCCCGTTTCTGCGCCGAAGTGCAGGCGCTGGGCTGCACCGTCGCGCTCGATGATTTTGGCTCCGGCTACACTTCGTTCCGCCAGCTAAAAACGCTCTCGATTGATTACGTGAAGATCGACGGCGCCTTCATCCGCGACCTGACGGATAACGCCGACAGCCGCTTGTTCGTCAAAATCCTGCTCGATTTCACGCGCGGTTTCGGCCTCAAATCCGTCGCCGAATTCGTCGAAACCGGCGAAATCGCCAAAATGCTGATGGAGCTGGGCGTCGATTACCTGCAAGGCTACTATTTCGGCAAACCCAGCAACACACGGCCCTGGGTGAAAGAAGCCTAA
- a CDS encoding EAL domain-containing protein: MVEAASFFSVWAQDCPYWILVEGPGAPSVAGLAPVYGKPDVGATKTGPDWVAQWEVMTAAIAEKPGAALGYRAAVLTGDALPALAEITAAMRPVAQVNAIARQLWLIADVNHGRLGCYLQPVIDRHGKRAGYEAFARMEGADGGVIGGGAIMQAAAVLQVEYALDRLLHQQAIASFAASGGQGAIFVNFLPGFVQRPEVYLDGLSAAVRAAKLAEGSVVLDLPRVADARERARLLPVAQYCREHGFLLALDDVASSDGLAATLAEIRPAYVKLDRGFAQGLNVARAQAMLEEVVRLAHENGAQVLAEGVETAAQHERYLAAEVDLFQGYLFGVPQRFPARG; the protein is encoded by the coding sequence ATGGTGGAAGCTGCTTCATTTTTCTCGGTCTGGGCGCAGGATTGCCCGTATTGGATTCTGGTGGAAGGGCCGGGCGCACCGTCGGTGGCGGGCCTTGCGCCGGTATATGGCAAACCCGATGTGGGAGCCACCAAAACCGGGCCCGACTGGGTGGCGCAATGGGAAGTGATGACGGCGGCCATTGCCGAAAAACCCGGCGCAGCGCTGGGTTACCGGGCAGCGGTGCTCACCGGCGATGCGCTGCCGGCGCTGGCCGAAATCACCGCGGCGATGCGGCCGGTGGCGCAGGTGAACGCGATTGCCCGCCAGCTGTGGCTGATTGCCGATGTGAACCATGGGCGGCTGGGCTGTTACCTGCAACCGGTGATCGACCGCCACGGCAAACGCGCCGGATACGAAGCGTTCGCGCGGATGGAAGGGGCGGATGGTGGTGTCATCGGCGGCGGTGCGATCATGCAGGCGGCGGCGGTGCTGCAGGTGGAATATGCGCTCGACCGGCTGCTGCACCAGCAGGCCATTGCGAGCTTTGCGGCGAGCGGTGGGCAGGGCGCGATTTTCGTCAATTTCCTGCCCGGTTTTGTGCAGCGGCCAGAAGTGTATCTCGATGGGTTGAGCGCGGCGGTGCGCGCAGCGAAGCTTGCCGAAGGCTCGGTGGTGCTCGATCTGCCACGGGTGGCCGATGCGAGGGAACGAGCGCGGCTGCTACCGGTTGCGCAGTATTGCCGCGAGCATGGGTTTTTGCTGGCGCTGGATGATGTGGCGAGCAGCGACGGGCTGGCGGCGACGCTGGCGGAGATTCGCCCGGCCTATGTAAAGCTCGACCGTGGCTTCGCGCAGGGGCTGAATGTGGCGCGGGCGCAGGCGATGCTGGAAGAGGTGGTGCGACTGGCGCATGAGAACGGCGCGCAGGTGCTGGCCGAGGGCGTGGAGACGGCGGCGCAGCATGAGCGCTACCTGGCGGCGGAGGTGGATCTGTTTCAGGGCTATCTGTTCGGCGTGCCGCAGCGGTTCCCGGCGCGCGGGTGA